One genomic segment of Campylobacter sp. includes these proteins:
- a CDS encoding 4-hydroxy-3-methylbut-2-enyl diphosphate reductase translates to MKIEMAKSYGFCFGVKRAIKIAESAGEAATIGELIHNAEEINRLKQNFGVKTLEGVNEIKDEQKLIIRTHGIQKDDLQRLKAQNKELIDATCPFVTKPQQIVEKMSAEGYDIVIFGDKNHPEVKGVKSYAKSRVFVIMDTKELQDVKLGSRVALVSQTTKKIESFTKIADFLMQRARELRIFNTICNATLENQEAVKSLSQKADVMIIVGGKNSSNTKQLFLISQNFCKDSYLIENESELERSWFENKSLCGISAGASTPDWIIKKVVARIEDLTQNL, encoded by the coding sequence TTGAAGATTGAGATGGCCAAAAGCTACGGCTTTTGCTTCGGCGTCAAGCGCGCGATCAAGATCGCAGAAAGCGCCGGCGAGGCCGCTACGATCGGCGAACTGATACATAACGCCGAAGAGATTAACCGTTTAAAACAAAATTTCGGCGTCAAAACCTTAGAGGGCGTTAACGAGATCAAGGACGAGCAAAAGCTCATCATCCGCACCCACGGCATCCAAAAGGACGATCTGCAAAGATTAAAGGCGCAAAATAAAGAGCTCATCGATGCTACCTGCCCCTTCGTTACTAAGCCGCAGCAGATCGTAGAAAAGATGAGCGCGGAGGGCTATGACATCGTGATCTTCGGCGATAAAAATCATCCCGAGGTAAAGGGTGTGAAATCCTACGCAAAATCGCGCGTATTCGTGATCATGGATACGAAGGAACTGCAAGACGTCAAGCTTGGCTCGCGCGTCGCGCTCGTTTCACAGACTACGAAAAAGATAGAAAGCTTTACCAAAATCGCGGATTTTTTGATGCAGCGCGCAAGGGAGCTAAGAATTTTTAATACGATTTGCAATGCGACGCTGGAAAATCAAGAGGCTGTAAAAAGCCTGTCGCAAAAGGCCGATGTGATGATAATCGTAGGCGGGAAAAATTCCTCCAACACCAAGCAGCTTTTTTTAATCTCGCAAAATTTTTGCAAAGACAGCTACCTTATAGAAAACGAAAGCGAACTTGAGCGCTCGTGGTTTGAAAACAAAAGCCTCTGCGGCATCTCCGCAGGAGCCAGCACGCCTGATTGGATCATCAAAAAAGTGGTAGCGAGAATAGAAGATTTAACGCAGAATTTATAA
- the pheS gene encoding phenylalanine--tRNA ligase subunit alpha produces the protein MQEIKAKIDAASSLSELEAVRLELFGKKGIITALFSELKSAAPEQKKELAVSANEKRDYFSELIAAKRASLEAAEQKEAMKNEAIDVTLFNENVSCGALHPVMETMDKIIDYFIAQNFSVESGPLIEDDFHNFEALNLPKYHPARDMQDTFYLNDGRLLRTHTSGVQIRTMEKFKAPPVRMIAPGAVFRRDMDLTHTPMFHQVEGLVVEQGDRVSFANLKYVLEEFLRYMFGDVKVRFRPSFFPFTEPSTEVDISCIFCHGEGCRVCKQTGWLEVLGSGVVDPNVFKAVGWKNVSGYAFGLGVERFAMLLHGIPDLRSLFEGDIRLLEQFK, from the coding sequence TTGCAAGAGATTAAAGCAAAAATCGACGCCGCATCGAGCTTAAGCGAGCTGGAAGCCGTGCGCTTGGAGCTTTTCGGCAAAAAAGGCATCATAACGGCGCTTTTTTCCGAGCTCAAATCCGCAGCGCCCGAGCAGAAAAAAGAGCTTGCCGTAAGCGCGAATGAAAAGCGCGATTATTTCAGCGAGCTCATCGCTGCAAAAAGGGCGAGCCTGGAAGCAGCAGAGCAAAAAGAGGCGATGAAAAATGAAGCAATCGACGTCACGCTTTTTAACGAAAACGTAAGCTGCGGCGCGCTGCACCCCGTGATGGAGACGATGGATAAGATCATAGACTACTTCATCGCGCAAAATTTCAGCGTCGAAAGCGGTCCGCTCATCGAGGATGACTTCCATAATTTTGAGGCGCTAAATTTACCCAAATACCACCCTGCACGCGATATGCAAGATACGTTTTATCTAAATGACGGGCGGCTGCTACGCACGCACACCAGCGGCGTTCAGATCCGCACGATGGAGAAATTTAAAGCTCCGCCGGTGCGTATGATCGCCCCGGGCGCGGTCTTTCGCCGTGATATGGATCTAACCCACACGCCGATGTTTCATCAAGTAGAAGGTCTCGTAGTCGAGCAGGGAGACCGCGTGAGCTTTGCAAATTTAAAATACGTTTTAGAGGAATTTTTGCGCTATATGTTTGGAGACGTAAAGGTGCGCTTCCGCCCGAGCTTCTTTCCGTTTACGGAGCCTAGCACTGAGGTCGATATCAGCTGTATTTTCTGCCACGGCGAGGGATGCCGCGTCTGTAAGCAGACGGGCTGGCTCGAGGTGTTAGGCAGCGGTGTGGTCGATCCTAACGTCTTTAAAGCGGTGGGCTGGAAAAACGTCAGCGGATACGCATTCGGGCTCGGCGTGGAGCGCTTTGCGATGCTGCTGCACGGTATCCCCGATCTGCGCTCGCTATTTGAAGGCGATATTAGATTATTGGAGCAGTTTAAATGA
- the aroA gene encoding 3-phosphoshikimate 1-carboxyvinyltransferase: MRIFAQAGPLRAEISNIAADKSISHRAAIFSLLAEGTSKISNYLAAEDTQNTLKIVELLGACVQRVEGEILITPPKAIKEPNVPLDCGNSGTAMRLFMGFLAGREGFFVLCGDRYLSERPMRRVADPLCKVGAKIYGRAGGEKAPIAVLGQKLGYFEYASKIASAQVKTALILAALRGSGCKFSEPELSRDHSERMLKAMGAQISRNGLAIEVAPLSSPLKPLEIFIPNDPSSAFFFAVAAAITPGSRIVLKNMLLNKTRIEAYEILKRMGAEVKFNKTSEIYEQIGDIEVAYAPLHAVEVSENISWLIDEAPALAIAFACAQGTSVLKNAAELRVKECDRIKVTCEGLRACGIKARELQDGWQIEGGEANAAIITPCGDHRIAMSFAILGLRSGMIIEDSDCIATSFPNFAAILRQIGAGVED; this comes from the coding sequence ATGAGGATTTTTGCGCAAGCGGGCCCTTTGCGGGCGGAGATTTCAAACATCGCCGCGGATAAATCGATCTCGCACCGTGCGGCGATCTTTTCGCTGCTAGCGGAGGGGACGAGTAAAATTTCAAACTATCTAGCCGCCGAGGATACGCAAAATACGCTAAAGATCGTGGAGCTTTTGGGCGCTTGCGTGCAGCGCGTAGAGGGCGAAATTTTAATCACTCCGCCGAAGGCTATCAAAGAGCCGAACGTCCCGCTTGATTGCGGCAACTCTGGCACCGCTATGCGGCTATTTATGGGCTTTTTGGCGGGGCGGGAGGGATTTTTCGTGCTGTGCGGCGATCGGTATCTAAGCGAGCGCCCGATGAGGCGCGTTGCGGATCCGCTTTGCAAAGTAGGCGCTAAAATTTACGGACGAGCAGGCGGCGAAAAGGCGCCGATTGCGGTGCTCGGGCAAAAGCTTGGGTATTTTGAATACGCAAGTAAGATTGCGTCCGCGCAGGTAAAGACCGCTTTGATTTTAGCGGCTCTGCGCGGCAGCGGATGTAAATTTAGCGAGCCCGAGCTTAGCCGCGATCACAGCGAGCGGATGCTAAAAGCGATGGGCGCGCAAATTTCGCGAAACGGTCTTGCGATCGAAGTTGCGCCGCTTAGCTCGCCGCTTAAACCGCTTGAAATTTTTATCCCAAACGATCCCAGCTCGGCGTTTTTCTTCGCGGTCGCCGCAGCGATAACCCCGGGCTCGCGCATAGTGCTAAAAAATATGCTGCTAAACAAAACCCGTATAGAGGCGTATGAAATTTTAAAACGTATGGGTGCCGAGGTTAAATTTAATAAAACGAGCGAAATTTACGAGCAGATCGGCGATATAGAGGTTGCTTACGCGCCGCTTCACGCCGTAGAGGTGAGCGAAAATATCTCGTGGCTGATAGACGAAGCGCCAGCGCTTGCGATCGCTTTTGCCTGCGCACAAGGAACTAGCGTGCTTAAAAATGCCGCCGAGCTGCGCGTAAAGGAGTGCGACCGCATAAAAGTAACCTGCGAAGGGCTTCGCGCTTGCGGTATTAAGGCGCGCGAGCTGCAGGACGGCTGGCAGATCGAAGGCGGCGAGGCGAACGCGGCGATCATCACGCCGTGTGGCGATCACCGCATCGCGATGAGCTTTGCGATTTTGGGTTTAAGATCGGGGATGATCATCGAGGATAGCGATTGTATCGCGACGTCGTTTCCGAATTTCGCCGCGATTTTAAGACAGATCGGAGCCGGCGTTGAAGATTGA
- the pheT gene encoding phenylalanine--tRNA ligase subunit beta translates to MIITRNWLQEWIDISEISSERLLSTLNSIGLEVDAHDEISLPKGVVVGLVKSKRRHENSDHLNVCEVDVGKQSLQIVCGAKNVEAGQYVAVSLIGTVLPGGLEIKPAKLRGVESFGMICSATELGLAKTNDGIMVLDSSIGELVLGKELREYEIFNDDLIEIELTANRGDCLSILGIARDLGAALDLPLKEKHEFEDADGAPGIGRILSVRASDEVSAKFAFRAYEIKGELKLNLKQTLRLASVGILQSCAVQNFINYATHSTGVLLRAYDFEKIASADGKVALDIKPMPNGEFGVYAGKRLLSVAGICQDAELKACCSSKVVLLEANYTAPLIIAKAVNENKSLKGDEHVYRSSRGSEPKLRLGLDLLFRLLLKNKAVSLYAGTQKISNALEPLIVGFSEKEINSMIGAQIPRDKIVKILKRLGFDVGVEADLITAKVPPFRHDIVNSHDVCEEIVRIVGIDNIAAAPLSFYEKNRLNDTYVSLCNGRKLRSKAAAVGFFECVHYVFDDGKALESLGFAPCKVKILNPINGELDALRPTLINHLLESAERNLKNSRRSVKLFELGEVFDESGAQSLRLGFIASGLKAEPSIAAGAKPAAVDFLYFANLIQSVIGKFKVRLPGENLKFLSEFEQAQIEQGGQIVGFIGRVDYAVEAGRDLDKSYLCEIDFSKLKFENIVADAYSKFPSVSRDLSILVPSGMRFEQIKQCIDSLKIEALKEFIPSDLYSDESLGDSKSLTIRLVFQDLQKTLCDEEVAGFTDKILAALSSELGLGLR, encoded by the coding sequence ATGATAATAACGAGAAATTGGTTGCAGGAGTGGATCGACATAAGCGAAATTTCAAGCGAAAGGCTACTTTCTACGCTAAATTCCATCGGTCTTGAGGTTGACGCTCACGATGAAATTTCACTTCCTAAAGGCGTCGTCGTAGGACTCGTAAAAAGCAAGCGTCGACACGAGAATTCCGATCATCTAAATGTCTGCGAGGTTGATGTCGGTAAGCAGAGTCTGCAGATCGTCTGCGGTGCAAAAAACGTCGAGGCAGGGCAATATGTCGCGGTTAGCCTAATCGGTACCGTGCTTCCTGGCGGACTTGAGATAAAGCCTGCCAAACTTCGCGGCGTGGAGAGCTTTGGTATGATCTGTTCGGCAACCGAGCTTGGACTTGCTAAGACGAATGACGGCATCATGGTGCTTGATAGCAGCATCGGCGAGCTCGTGCTCGGTAAAGAGCTGCGCGAGTATGAAATTTTTAATGATGATCTTATCGAGATTGAGCTTACCGCTAATCGCGGCGACTGCCTTAGCATCTTAGGCATAGCGCGCGATCTAGGCGCAGCGCTTGATCTGCCGCTAAAGGAAAAGCACGAATTTGAAGATGCCGACGGAGCACCTGGTATCGGTAGAATTTTAAGCGTGCGTGCAAGCGATGAGGTAAGCGCTAAATTTGCTTTTCGAGCTTATGAGATCAAAGGCGAGCTGAAGTTAAATTTAAAGCAGACCTTGCGTCTTGCAAGCGTTGGTATTTTGCAAAGCTGCGCGGTGCAAAATTTCATCAACTACGCTACTCACTCTACCGGAGTATTGCTGCGCGCTTATGATTTTGAAAAGATCGCTTCCGCAGATGGCAAGGTGGCGCTTGACATAAAGCCCATGCCAAACGGCGAGTTCGGCGTTTATGCGGGCAAGAGACTGCTTAGCGTAGCAGGAATTTGCCAAGACGCGGAGCTAAAGGCATGTTGCAGTAGCAAAGTGGTGCTATTAGAGGCAAACTATACCGCGCCACTAATTATCGCCAAAGCAGTAAACGAAAATAAAAGCCTAAAAGGTGACGAGCACGTGTATCGCTCAAGCAGAGGCAGCGAACCAAAGCTTAGGCTGGGACTAGATCTGCTATTTAGATTGCTACTTAAAAATAAAGCCGTTAGCCTATATGCGGGCACACAAAAGATTTCAAATGCTTTGGAGCCGCTTATCGTGGGCTTTAGCGAAAAAGAGATAAACTCAATGATCGGCGCGCAAATTCCGCGCGATAAGATCGTAAAAATTTTAAAAAGGCTGGGCTTTGATGTGGGCGTCGAAGCCGATCTTATCACTGCCAAGGTGCCGCCTTTCCGCCACGATATCGTAAATTCCCACGACGTTTGCGAGGAGATCGTGCGTATCGTAGGCATCGATAATATCGCCGCCGCACCGCTAAGCTTCTACGAAAAAAACCGCTTAAACGATACCTACGTAAGCTTATGTAATGGACGCAAGCTTCGCAGCAAGGCGGCAGCGGTAGGATTTTTCGAGTGCGTGCATTATGTATTTGACGACGGCAAGGCGCTAGAAAGCTTAGGCTTTGCGCCGTGCAAGGTTAAAATTTTAAATCCGATAAACGGCGAGCTGGACGCGCTAAGACCGACGCTGATTAATCATCTGCTGGAATCTGCTGAGCGAAATTTAAAGAATTCTCGCAGAAGCGTCAAGCTTTTTGAGCTAGGAGAGGTCTTTGACGAAAGCGGCGCGCAGAGCCTAAGGCTGGGCTTTATCGCTAGCGGATTAAAGGCGGAGCCCTCTATCGCTGCCGGCGCAAAACCCGCTGCGGTGGATTTTTTGTATTTTGCAAATTTAATCCAAAGCGTCATCGGTAAATTTAAGGTCAGGCTGCCTGGCGAAAATTTGAAATTTTTAAGCGAATTCGAGCAGGCGCAGATCGAGCAGGGCGGGCAGATAGTGGGCTTTATCGGGCGCGTGGATTACGCCGTAGAAGCAGGGCGCGATCTGGATAAAAGCTATCTGTGCGAGATCGATTTTTCCAAGCTTAAATTTGAAAATATCGTAGCGGACGCTTATTCGAAATTCCCTAGCGTATCGCGCGATCTAAGTATTTTGGTGCCGAGCGGAATGCGTTTCGAGCAGATTAAGCAGTGCATAGATTCCCTTAAAATCGAGGCGCTAAAGGAATTTATCCCGAGCGATCTTTATAGCGACGAAAGCCTGGGCGATTCAAAGAGCCTGACGATCAGACTTGTATTTCAAGACCTTCAAAAAACGCTGTGCGATGAGGAAGTAGCGGGCTTTACCGATAAAATTTTAGCCGCGCTTAGCAGCGAACTGGGACTTGGACTGCGATGA